A portion of the Alphaproteobacteria bacterium genome contains these proteins:
- the uvrC gene encoding excinuclease ABC subunit UvrC — translation GKSREMQDVLVKQMEDASAAMDFENAAILRDRIRALTRVQQEQRLQCPSISDADVIGLYREGDKTCIQVFFFRAGQNFGNKSYFPSHAVDANTAEIMAAFIGQFYQTHMPPKTILTSSTPHEPQLLEAALTLRAEYKVALSTPQRGDKFMVMQQVIANAQQALTRHVAQHAGQQKLLEAVARLFGLKATPERIEVYDNSHIMGRHALGAMIVAGADGFIKNAYRKFNYSDARTETTPVTGGDDYAMMREMLERRFSRLQKDDPEHLKKENWPDLLLIDGGAAHLTVVKETFAALNLDIPFVCIAKGVDRNAGREWFHMPDISPFQLPPDDPVLHYLQRLRDEAHRFAIGSHRNKRSKAIRTSELDAVPGIGALRKKALLHHFGSSRSVSSASLAELQQVEGINKKTAEAIYSYFHS, via the coding sequence CGGGTAAAAGCCGCGAAATGCAAGATGTGCTGGTAAAACAAATGGAAGATGCCAGCGCCGCCATGGATTTTGAAAACGCCGCCATATTGCGCGACCGCATTCGCGCCCTCACGCGGGTGCAGCAGGAACAGCGCCTGCAATGTCCATCCATCTCCGATGCCGATGTAATTGGCCTTTATCGCGAAGGCGATAAAACCTGCATACAGGTATTCTTTTTTCGTGCCGGGCAAAATTTTGGCAATAAGTCCTATTTTCCAAGCCACGCTGTGGATGCCAACACAGCAGAAATTATGGCAGCATTCATTGGCCAATTTTATCAGACACATATGCCGCCAAAAACCATTCTTACTTCTTCAACGCCTCATGAGCCACAATTGCTGGAAGCAGCACTCACGCTGCGTGCTGAATATAAAGTGGCACTTTCCACGCCGCAACGTGGCGATAAATTCATGGTTATGCAGCAAGTGATTGCCAATGCGCAGCAAGCGCTCACCCGCCATGTTGCCCAACATGCCGGCCAACAAAAATTGTTGGAAGCTGTGGCCAGACTATTTGGGCTAAAGGCTACGCCAGAACGGATTGAGGTATACGATAATAGCCATATTATGGGGCGCCATGCGCTGGGAGCTATGATTGTAGCAGGTGCAGATGGCTTTATAAAAAACGCCTATCGCAAGTTCAATTATTCCGATGCGCGAACAGAGACAACACCCGTAACCGGAGGAGATGACTATGCCATGATGCGTGAAATGCTGGAGCGCCGTTTTTCGCGACTGCAAAAAGATGATCCCGAACATTTAAAAAAAGAAAACTGGCCGGATTTACTATTAATCGATGGCGGGGCAGCGCATTTGACCGTGGTAAAAGAAACCTTTGCAGCCCTGAATCTGGATATTCCTTTTGTGTGTATTGCCAAAGGAGTAGATCGTAATGCAGGGCGCGAATGGTTTCATATGCCTGATATCAGCCCTTTTCAGTTGCCACCGGACGATCCTGTGCTCCATTATCTTCAACGCCTGCGCGATGAAGCCCACCGCTTCGCTATCGGCTCCCATCGCAATAAGCGCTCTAAGGCCATTCGCACTTCTGAGCTTGACGCTGTACCGGGGATTGGAGCATTGCGGAAAAAGGCGTTACTGCACCATTTTGGTTCATCCCGCTCTGTATCAAGTGCCAGTTTAGCAGAGTTGCAACAAGTCGAAGGCATCAATAAAAAAACCGCCGAAGCGATATACAGCTATTTCCATTCGTAA
- the pgsA gene encoding CDP-diacylglycerol--glycerol-3-phosphate 3-phosphatidyltransferase, translated as MLKKKHIPNLLTYSRIAVIPLFIGVFYWDKTIAPYLAGGLFLYASITDFLDGYFARAWQATSSIGRFLDPIADKLLVATALVMLVNEGRADVLPAIAIVCREILVSGLREFLAEIRISVPVSKLAKFKTAAQLVAILLLLISPALPNWFYAQWMGDSLLWIAAILTLLTGYIYLKTGIVHLAANDAKRDDSE; from the coding sequence ATGCTTAAAAAGAAACACATTCCAAACCTACTAACATACTCGAGAATAGCGGTTATTCCGCTTTTTATTGGAGTGTTTTATTGGGATAAAACCATCGCCCCCTATTTGGCGGGCGGATTGTTTCTTTATGCCAGTATTACAGATTTTCTCGATGGGTACTTCGCTCGTGCATGGCAAGCCACCTCCAGTATAGGGCGCTTTTTGGATCCTATCGCCGATAAATTACTGGTGGCAACTGCGTTGGTAATGCTGGTGAATGAAGGCCGCGCCGATGTGCTACCGGCCATTGCCATTGTATGCCGTGAAATTCTTGTATCGGGCTTACGTGAGTTTCTAGCCGAGATACGTATCAGCGTTCCGGTAAGCAAATTAGCAAAGTTTAAAACTGCCGCACAATTAGTGGCAATCTTGCTTTTGCTTATATCTCCCGCACTGCCCAATTGGTTCTATGCTCAATGGATGGGCGACTCCCTGCTTTGGATAGCAGCAATTCTTACGCTGCTAACGGGGTATATCTACCTGAAGACGGGGATTGTGCATCTCGCGGCGAACGACGCCAAACGCGACGATTCTGAGTAA
- a CDS encoding type II secretion system GspH family protein yields the protein MNHKRLNTDGFTLVELSIVLIIIGLLTGGVLVGSSLLSSAEIRSVATAVDENRMAYYAFKERFNCLPGDCINADAYFDGATSGDGSGLIDCLDTGGASICTSTANEQITAIEHLEAAGLYRGISSDNDGLIPTNLRQCRLQFFNMKDGQLYDAPVTNYIRIFHLLDASPWNNDCMRHPAKLKF from the coding sequence GTGAACCATAAGCGCCTTAATACAGACGGATTTACACTGGTTGAGCTGTCGATTGTATTAATTATTATCGGATTGCTTACCGGAGGCGTATTGGTGGGGTCGAGTTTGCTTAGTTCGGCAGAAATCCGCTCCGTTGCCACCGCCGTCGATGAAAATCGCATGGCATACTACGCTTTTAAAGAGCGTTTTAACTGCCTGCCTGGTGATTGCATTAATGCAGATGCATATTTTGACGGAGCCACCAGTGGCGATGGCAGCGGTCTTATCGATTGCTTGGATACTGGTGGCGCGTCTATTTGTACCAGTACCGCGAACGAGCAAATTACCGCTATCGAGCATTTAGAAGCAGCGGGGCTTTACCGTGGCATTTCATCAGACAATGATGGGTTGATACCTACTAACCTACGTCAATGCCGGTTGCAGTTCTTTAATATGAAAGACGGCCAGCTTTATGATGCGCCTGTAACAAACTACATACGTATATTCCATTTGCTTGACGCATCGCCATGGAACAATGATTGCATGAGACACCCCGCGAAGCTGAAATTTTAG
- a CDS encoding branched-chain amino acid aminotransferase has protein sequence MSVLPFDQREGKIWMDGELVDWKDANLHVLSHGLHYASCVFEGERVYNGEVFKLQEHNERLHRSAELLGFKIPYSVEELNQATLETVKAMGFVNGYVRPVAWRGSEMMAISAQKTTIHVAIAAWEWPSYFSKEARERGLKLRTSDWRRPSPKTAPSASKAAGLYMICTMSKHAAEAAGYDDALMLDYKDRIGEATGANIFLVQNGELHTPTPECILNGITRQTVMGLARDAGIKVVEREILPAEFANTQEVFLTGSAAEVTPVGAIDDYTFTVGPVTRKLMEDYHNLVTGKLHKVA, from the coding sequence ATGTCGGTATTGCCATTTGATCAACGCGAGGGAAAAATCTGGATGGATGGAGAACTCGTGGATTGGAAAGATGCGAATTTGCATGTGCTAAGCCACGGTTTGCATTATGCCAGCTGCGTGTTTGAAGGTGAGCGGGTTTATAATGGCGAAGTTTTCAAACTGCAAGAACATAACGAGCGGCTGCATCGCTCAGCTGAATTGCTGGGTTTTAAAATTCCTTATTCGGTAGAAGAGCTGAACCAAGCCACGCTGGAAACAGTGAAAGCTATGGGTTTTGTTAATGGCTATGTGCGTCCGGTAGCATGGCGCGGCAGTGAAATGATGGCGATTTCAGCACAAAAAACGACTATTCATGTGGCCATCGCTGCATGGGAGTGGCCAAGTTATTTCAGTAAAGAAGCCCGTGAGCGTGGTCTTAAATTGCGCACCAGCGATTGGCGGCGTCCGTCTCCCAAAACCGCGCCAAGCGCAAGTAAGGCCGCAGGTTTATATATGATTTGCACCATGAGCAAGCACGCCGCTGAAGCCGCTGGCTACGACGATGCACTCATGCTGGATTATAAAGACCGCATTGGCGAAGCGACCGGCGCAAATATCTTTTTGGTGCAAAATGGTGAATTGCACACCCCTACCCCAGAATGCATCCTCAATGGTATTACCCGCCAAACAGTAATGGGACTAGCGCGTGATGCCGGTATCAAGGTGGTGGAACGCGAAATTCTACCTGCCGAATTTGCCAATACGCAAGAAGTATTCCTCACCGGATCTGCCGCCGAGGTTACACCCGTGGGAGCCATAGACGATTATACATTTACTGTTGGCCCTGTTACGCGTAAACTAATGGAAGATTACCATAATTTGGTAACGGGGAAATTGCACAAGGTAGCATAG
- the pgeF gene encoding peptidoglycan editing factor PgeF — MSQAEYIQDAQLAAQSGVFHGFITRNGGVSTGIYATLNAGRGSNDTPEAVSENRRRIAEAVNTSPQQLLSLYQVHSDRVIDVTTPFADDEKPQADGMVTTTRGLALGILTADCAPVLFADAQAQVIGACHAGWKGAVANIMEHTLQAMEKHGAERKHIIAAIGPCIAQASYEVDAAFRERFLAQSAKNSRFFIRSAKREGHYHFDLPAYVLTQLQISGIENANVLAKDTCFAENAFFSNRRRNLRNEADYGRQISVIMLEP, encoded by the coding sequence ATGTCGCAGGCTGAGTATATTCAAGATGCGCAATTAGCAGCACAATCTGGCGTTTTTCACGGATTTATCACCCGAAACGGCGGGGTAAGTACAGGTATTTATGCGACACTAAATGCAGGGAGAGGCTCAAATGACACCCCCGAAGCTGTATCTGAAAACCGTCGCCGTATAGCCGAGGCGGTAAATACCTCTCCTCAGCAACTGTTAAGCCTATATCAGGTACATAGTGATCGCGTAATTGATGTGACAACACCTTTTGCAGATGACGAAAAACCGCAGGCGGACGGTATGGTTACTACAACACGTGGATTAGCATTAGGAATTTTAACGGCGGATTGCGCTCCGGTTTTGTTTGCAGATGCTCAGGCGCAAGTGATTGGCGCGTGCCATGCAGGGTGGAAAGGGGCTGTAGCGAATATTATGGAGCATACGCTACAAGCGATGGAAAAACACGGCGCAGAGCGAAAGCATATTATAGCGGCAATTGGCCCCTGTATTGCTCAGGCATCGTACGAAGTAGATGCTGCATTTCGTGAACGCTTTTTGGCACAATCAGCTAAGAATTCAAGGTTTTTCATTCGTTCTGCCAAGCGTGAAGGGCATTATCATTTCGATTTACCTGCCTATGTGCTGACACAATTGCAAATAAGCGGCATAGAAAATGCGAATGTGCTTGCCAAGGACACCTGTTTTGCAGAAAATGCTTTTTTTAGTAATCGCAGGCGTAACCTGCGCAATGAAGCAGATTACGGACGGCAGATTTCCGTTATTATGCTTGAGCCATAA
- a CDS encoding SAM-dependent methyltransferase — protein sequence MGLLERIYAQIDEDGGISIADYMRFALADPDEGYYMSQNPLGIEGDFVTSPEICQVFGEMLGIWIAECWHMLGKPQADLVEMGPGLGTLMDDFLRATHHVEGFHEAIDVHMVETSEKLRRKQKQLLDGKHPRISWHDTIPSNDKPLLVIGNEFFDALPIEQYVAEKKGFRERIIVRDAEDENKLAFDVADTFYRRLPTQFPRIKASEMRAGSVIEICPAAQELMKTITDRIVSTGGAALFIDYGYSAPLGQAYHVRGDTLQAVRKHKYHNVLENPGQADITAHVDFTSLCEIAVAAGGYVPPIMTQADFLLRMGGETRVKQLCVNAHNKQICEDIVKAFMRLVNEQDMGNLFKVMAVMPAGIPAPLFPQSQFIDS from the coding sequence ATGGGGCTGTTAGAGCGGATATATGCGCAGATAGATGAAGATGGCGGCATAAGCATAGCCGACTATATGCGCTTTGCTTTGGCCGATCCCGATGAAGGCTATTATATGAGCCAAAATCCACTGGGTATTGAAGGCGATTTTGTTACATCCCCGGAAATATGTCAGGTTTTTGGCGAAATGCTGGGAATATGGATTGCCGAATGCTGGCATATGCTGGGCAAGCCTCAAGCCGATCTGGTAGAGATGGGCCCGGGTCTTGGAACGCTAATGGACGATTTTTTACGAGCGACTCACCATGTAGAAGGGTTTCATGAAGCCATAGACGTGCATATGGTGGAAACGAGTGAAAAACTACGCCGCAAGCAAAAGCAGCTATTGGATGGCAAGCACCCGCGTATTTCATGGCATGACACCATTCCCAGCAATGACAAGCCGCTATTGGTGATTGGCAATGAATTTTTTGATGCGCTACCCATTGAGCAATATGTTGCAGAAAAAAAAGGGTTTCGCGAGCGCATTATAGTGCGTGATGCAGAAGATGAAAATAAGTTGGCTTTTGATGTTGCCGACACATTTTATCGCCGTCTACCCACGCAGTTTCCTCGAATTAAGGCCAGCGAAATGAGGGCGGGCAGTGTGATAGAAATTTGCCCTGCTGCACAAGAATTAATGAAAACAATTACCGATAGAATTGTAAGCACTGGCGGTGCGGCACTGTTTATTGATTATGGCTACAGTGCTCCATTGGGTCAGGCATATCATGTACGTGGTGATACTCTTCAGGCAGTACGTAAACATAAGTATCATAATGTACTCGAAAACCCCGGCCAAGCAGATATCACCGCTCATGTTGACTTTACCAGCTTGTGTGAGATTGCGGTGGCAGCGGGTGGCTATGTGCCACCCATAATGACGCAGGCAGATTTTTTGCTGCGTATGGGCGGCGAAACCCGTGTAAAACAGCTTTGTGTAAACGCGCATAATAAGCAAATATGCGAAGATATCGTTAAAGCGTTTATGCGTTTAGTGAATGAGCAGGATATGGGGAATTTATTTAAAGTTATGGCAGTTATGCCGGCGGGAATACCGGCGCCGCTTTTTCCTCAATCGCAATTTATAGACAGCTAA
- the lgt gene encoding prolipoprotein diacylglyceryl transferase, protein MYEAFMFSSLALAFPMVDPVIFSIGPFAVRWYSLAYMVGILGGWWYVAKLLPRTESLMGHPAMSKKGLEDIVTWAILGVVLGGRLGYVLFYQPGYYIHHPNEILHVWEGGMSFHGGFLGVVIATWLFCKKHKFRFFRVMDLLACATPIGLFLGRCANFINDELYGRATNVPWAVMFPSGGYVPRHPSQLYEAALEGIVLFGIMAYLAWRTRTLAMPRAMSGVFLIGYGMSRIIVEFFREPDEQLGFLFGNWLTMGMLLSLPMVALGIFLIGLARRGEVPPAMNVAKQKA, encoded by the coding sequence ATCTATGAGGCTTTCATGTTTTCTTCCCTTGCCTTGGCGTTTCCCATGGTAGATCCGGTTATTTTTTCCATTGGCCCCTTCGCGGTACGGTGGTACTCGTTGGCCTATATGGTGGGAATATTGGGCGGCTGGTGGTATGTTGCCAAGCTTTTGCCCCGCACTGAGAGTTTAATGGGGCATCCGGCCATGAGCAAAAAAGGGCTGGAAGATATCGTAACCTGGGCAATTTTAGGCGTAGTCCTTGGTGGAAGGCTGGGTTATGTACTATTTTATCAGCCTGGCTATTATATACATCATCCCAATGAAATTCTCCATGTGTGGGAAGGTGGCATGTCGTTTCATGGTGGGTTTTTAGGAGTCGTGATTGCCACATGGTTGTTTTGCAAAAAGCATAAATTCCGCTTTTTCCGCGTTATGGATTTGCTGGCCTGCGCTACGCCGATTGGCCTGTTTTTAGGGCGTTGTGCCAATTTCATTAATGATGAGCTGTATGGCCGCGCAACTAATGTGCCGTGGGCGGTGATGTTTCCGAGCGGTGGCTATGTTCCCCGCCACCCAAGCCAGCTTTACGAGGCGGCACTAGAGGGCATTGTGCTGTTTGGTATTATGGCGTATCTGGCGTGGCGCACCCGTACCTTGGCCATGCCACGCGCTATGAGCGGGGTATTTTTAATTGGTTATGGAATGTCGCGGATTATTGTAGAGTTTTTCCGTGAACCGGATGAACAGCTAGGATTCTTATTCGGCAACTGGCTGACTATGGGTATGCTTCTGTCCTTACCCATGGTGGCACTGGGAATATTTTTGATAGGCTTGGCGCGGCGCGGCGAAGTGCCGCCGGCAATGAATGTAGCAAAGCAGAAAGCCTGA
- a CDS encoding accessory factor UbiK family protein, whose amino-acid sequence MQKNHKFFEDLSRMASSAGGTFLEMKRELENTVAAQIDKVLHRMDLVTREDFNMVREMAVKARSEQEKLAARVDALEKQLAAKTKKPSEPAKAGTKAATGPKTSSAKKPATKKPAAKKVDKNP is encoded by the coding sequence ATGCAAAAAAACCACAAATTCTTTGAAGACCTTTCTCGTATGGCCAGCAGCGCTGGTGGCACGTTTTTAGAAATGAAACGTGAATTAGAAAACACCGTTGCCGCACAAATCGATAAAGTACTGCACCGGATGGATCTGGTTACGCGTGAGGATTTTAATATGGTGCGTGAAATGGCTGTAAAAGCTCGTAGCGAACAAGAAAAACTTGCTGCACGTGTGGATGCATTAGAAAAACAATTGGCGGCAAAAACCAAAAAGCCATCTGAACCTGCTAAAGCAGGGACAAAAGCAGCAACCGGCCCTAAGACCTCCAGTGCAAAAAAACCAGCGACAAAGAAACCTGCCGCCAAAAAGGTCGATAAAAATCCATAA
- a CDS encoding YbjN domain-containing protein yields the protein MTSFWHEPNSASLANPLDLAEQVLSERDWVYDRAEQQALYADYEGAWCNYRIMLSWHEAFGALTFSCAMDTRIAATALPKLYPLLAKINQQLWLGHFDLTEDQKCMEFRYSMLLKGVDGVSLEQVEDLLDIAITESEKFYPAFQSLIWGDKSAEDVLRMVLMDTQGEA from the coding sequence ATGACTTCTTTCTGGCACGAACCAAACAGCGCTTCTTTGGCGAACCCTCTGGATTTAGCAGAACAAGTATTAAGCGAACGCGACTGGGTCTACGATCGCGCAGAGCAACAAGCCTTGTATGCCGATTATGAAGGGGCATGGTGCAATTACCGCATTATGTTGAGTTGGCATGAAGCCTTTGGTGCATTAACTTTTTCGTGTGCTATGGATACGCGTATTGCAGCTACAGCTTTGCCAAAGCTGTATCCATTACTTGCAAAAATCAATCAACAGCTTTGGCTTGGCCATTTTGACCTTACTGAAGATCAAAAATGCATGGAATTTCGTTATTCGATGTTGCTCAAAGGCGTCGATGGCGTATCCTTAGAGCAAGTAGAAGATCTTCTGGATATCGCCATTACCGAAAGCGAAAAATTTTATCCTGCATTTCAGTCATTGATATGGGGCGATAAGTCTGCAGAAGATGTTTTGCGCATGGTATTAATGGATACGCAAGGCGAAGCATGA
- the proC gene encoding pyrroline-5-carboxylate reductase → MTQINLDTIRILFVGCGNMGSAILSSWLEHGVNPDNVSIRVNTQQSADGLTQRFGVTASPLQTYNNHDIVVLAVKPQMLDSVLAQHWADAPATPLYISIAAGKTLEYFQRMLGAHHRIIRAMPNTPSLVGEGVTTLVAGDSANIKDQSLATQLFETCGAAIWLDNEAQLAIATAIAGSGPAYVYHFAECLYVTAQKMGLPDDTALALVRGTLSGSVALANAQGWDDIAQLRQNVTSKGGVTQAALEVLMTDMPNLITRALQANIARSKELE, encoded by the coding sequence ATGACGCAAATAAACTTAGATACAATCCGCATACTTTTTGTTGGTTGCGGCAACATGGGTTCTGCTATTTTGTCATCATGGCTGGAGCATGGTGTAAATCCTGATAATGTCTCGATACGCGTTAACACACAACAAAGCGCTGACGGGCTGACGCAACGCTTTGGTGTAACGGCGTCGCCGCTGCAAACTTATAATAACCACGATATAGTTGTGCTGGCGGTTAAGCCGCAAATGCTGGATTCCGTTCTTGCGCAACATTGGGCAGATGCCCCCGCCACACCCTTATATATCTCTATCGCTGCCGGAAAAACTCTCGAATATTTTCAGCGTATGCTGGGAGCGCATCACCGCATTATCCGCGCCATGCCCAACACGCCCTCACTCGTTGGAGAGGGCGTAACTACCTTAGTGGCCGGAGATAGCGCTAACATCAAAGACCAATCGCTTGCCACACAGCTGTTTGAAACCTGTGGAGCAGCAATCTGGCTAGACAATGAAGCACAACTTGCTATAGCCACCGCTATTGCAGGCAGCGGCCCCGCCTATGTATACCATTTTGCTGAGTGCCTATATGTAACGGCACAAAAAATGGGGTTACCTGACGATACAGCATTGGCGCTAGTGCGTGGTACATTAAGTGGTAGCGTTGCATTAGCGAACGCACAAGGCTGGGATGATATTGCCCAGCTGCGGCAAAACGTTACCAGCAAAGGGGGTGTAACCCAAGCTGCTCTCGAAGTCCTGATGACTGATATGCCAAACCTTATCACACGTGCATTACAGGCAAATATCGCTCGATCTAAAGAGCTCGAATAG
- the phaP gene encoding TIGR01841 family phasin (Members of this family are phasins (small proteins associated with inclusions such as PHA granules). Note that several different families of phasins have been named PhaP despite very little sequence similarity to each other.), with protein sequence MYNEIFKIFGDFKTPAFDFNSLFEVQRRNIEAFTAANQVVTEGAQAIARRQAEIVRNNVDEVMNASKDMVSGGAPEVNVEKQANMSKAMFEKSLSNAREVSEMISKSSFEAFDLLNKRAAESFDELGAVAGKTAAKK encoded by the coding sequence ATGTACAACGAAATATTCAAAATTTTTGGCGATTTCAAAACCCCTGCATTCGATTTTAACAGCTTGTTTGAAGTACAACGCCGCAATATCGAAGCTTTCACCGCAGCTAATCAGGTTGTTACCGAAGGCGCTCAAGCAATCGCTCGCCGTCAGGCAGAGATTGTTCGCAACAATGTTGACGAAGTAATGAACGCTTCTAAAGACATGGTTTCTGGTGGCGCTCCTGAAGTGAATGTTGAAAAGCAAGCAAACATGAGCAAAGCTATGTTTGAAAAATCTTTGTCTAATGCCCGTGAAGTTTCGGAAATGATTTCCAAGTCCAGCTTCGAAGCATTTGACCTACTAAACAAACGTGCCGCTGAGAGCTTTGATGAGCTTGGCGCAGTTGCTGGCAAAACTGCCGCAAAGAAATAA
- a CDS encoding ATP-binding protein, with amino-acid sequence MPGYPRVDIPNPLKRILPQSLFGRALLILVIPTILIQLVATYIFYERHWENISRWMASSLAGEIALLVHEVNGSDAQKQQQLAIFAEKLMSIHVQLEPEANSQKFLRSGEDISPIFFTELKIRLNLPFSLKLEDDDQTLLVRVKLENDILALRVTRKRLVSSTTYIFITWMVGSALLLTGIAVIFLRNQIRPITKLATVMDKYGRGHDTPGFRPQGAAEVRRAGRAYQQMRQRLDRQISARMEMLAGISHDLRTPLTRMKLQLEMLGEKEAARDLRRDVSDMEHMIEEYLDFVRGEGQEAPQTMPISDCLEDIIARYKSHNQTIPVEYNGHEHIDVDIRPHVFRRALMNVIDNALRYGTQAHISVFKKRHHVEICVDDNGPGIPREKREAVFKPFTRLDSSRNVGTGGVGLGLTITRDIIHGHGGDVFLQESAQQGLRVIIRLPL; translated from the coding sequence ATGCCCGGTTATCCTCGCGTTGATATTCCCAACCCACTTAAGCGTATTTTACCGCAAAGCTTGTTTGGCCGCGCATTACTTATTTTGGTAATTCCCACCATTTTAATTCAGTTAGTGGCAACGTATATTTTTTATGAGCGTCACTGGGAAAATATCTCGCGGTGGATGGCCTCGTCTTTAGCAGGAGAAATTGCACTGCTAGTGCATGAGGTTAATGGATCGGATGCGCAAAAACAGCAGCAACTTGCAATATTTGCCGAAAAGCTCATGAGTATACATGTGCAGTTGGAGCCGGAAGCCAATAGCCAAAAATTTCTACGTTCTGGAGAAGATATATCCCCTATCTTTTTTACCGAACTCAAAATTCGCTTGAATCTGCCCTTTTCGCTGAAACTGGAAGATGATGATCAAACGCTTTTAGTACGAGTTAAGCTGGAAAATGACATTCTGGCGCTACGCGTAACGCGGAAACGCCTCGTTAGCTCTACTACCTATATTTTCATTACATGGATGGTGGGATCAGCCTTGCTGCTAACCGGTATAGCGGTGATTTTTTTACGTAATCAAATTCGCCCCATTACCAAGCTGGCAACAGTAATGGATAAATACGGGCGCGGCCATGATACTCCGGGATTTCGCCCTCAGGGAGCAGCAGAAGTGCGACGGGCGGGGCGTGCATATCAACAAATGCGCCAAAGATTGGATAGGCAAATTTCGGCGCGCATGGAAATGCTGGCGGGAATTTCCCACGATTTACGTACCCCACTCACGCGTATGAAGTTGCAATTGGAGATGTTGGGCGAGAAAGAAGCCGCCCGTGATTTGCGGCGCGATGTTTCGGATATGGAACATATGATAGAAGAATATCTGGATTTTGTACGGGGCGAAGGGCAGGAAGCACCACAAACCATGCCTATCAGCGATTGTCTGGAAGACATTATAGCGCGCTATAAAAGCCACAACCAAACCATTCCGGTAGAATATAATGGCCATGAACATATCGATGTAGATATTCGCCCCCATGTATTTCGCCGCGCTTTGATGAATGTGATTGATAATGCCTTACGCTACGGCACTCAGGCACATATAAGCGTGTTTAAAAAGCGTCACCATGTAGAAATTTGTGTAGACGATAATGGGCCGGGCATTCCCCGCGAGAAACGTGAAGCGGTTTTTAAACCTTTTACCCGCTTGGATAGCTCGCGGAATGTGGGAACCGGAGGTGTGGGGCTTGGGCTTACAATAACCCGCGACATTATCCACGGCCATGGCGGCGACGTATTTTTGCAAGAATCTGCACAGCAGGGCTTGCGCGTAATCATACGTCTACCGTTATGA
- a CDS encoding response regulator transcription factor yields MNTQPLLPHILVVDDDDRLRDLLRRYLSENGFIVTMAADAAEACEKMQSLQFDLMVLDIMMPGETGLELAARLKHAPDYTPPILLLTAMGEPQDRIEGFEAGADDYLTKPFEPRELLLRIQAILRRIPQPDHAVPQSEVTFGDYRFDIKRGRLLRGEELVRLTTQEQEILSVLASNAGRPVSRDNLAQASGNERSVDVQINRLRKKLESTPAKPLYIITARGAGYVLQVD; encoded by the coding sequence ATGAATACACAGCCCCTTTTACCGCATATTCTGGTTGTTGATGACGATGATCGCCTGCGCGACCTGCTACGCCGCTATCTAAGCGAAAATGGGTTTATTGTTACCATGGCGGCAGATGCGGCTGAAGCTTGTGAAAAAATGCAATCGCTTCAGTTTGATTTAATGGTGCTGGATATTATGATGCCTGGCGAAACAGGGCTGGAACTTGCTGCCCGACTTAAACACGCACCAGATTATACCCCACCAATTTTACTGCTCACCGCGATGGGAGAGCCGCAGGATCGCATAGAAGGGTTTGAAGCAGGCGCAGATGACTACCTGACAAAGCCTTTCGAGCCGCGTGAGTTGTTACTGCGTATTCAAGCGATATTACGCCGCATTCCGCAACCCGATCACGCAGTGCCGCAAAGTGAGGTAACCTTTGGTGACTATCGCTTTGACATTAAACGCGGGCGATTATTGCGGGGCGAAGAGCTGGTGAGACTTACCACACAAGAGCAAGAAATTTTAAGTGTTTTGGCCAGCAATGCCGGACGTCCGGTTAGCCGTGATAATCTGGCGCAAGCAAGTGGTAATGAGCGAAGCGTGGATGTGCAAATTAACCGTTTACGCAAAAAGCTGGAATCCACGCCCGCCAAGCCGCTTTATATCATAACTGCCCGTGGCGCGGGCTATGTGCTACAGGTGGATTAA